A window of Salvelinus fontinalis isolate EN_2023a unplaced genomic scaffold, ASM2944872v1 scaffold_1007, whole genome shotgun sequence genomic DNA:
agactgcccctcctcctcccccttcccaCTACTTCCTGGACTCTGGCCCGCCGCCGGCGTTCTGCCCTCCACCTCCCCCGCAGCGAGCAGCCGATCAATCACACTCTAGCTTCAAGCCGGGGGCGGAACCTAGGCTGCACGAGGTCTGTGATTCGCCAACGTCTCGGAGCCATGCAGAGCGGCAGAGGAAAGCTCGCTCCATGATCATCCTGCAGGATTCACCTGTACCAGGCTATCTACCTGCAGAGTCTTCTCCCCTAGGCCGACCTGCTGGGGCTACAGCAGGGCTGGGCCTGTCCCGGCCCAGCCCTGTTGTCTCCCCCAGCCCCCTCTCCAGAACCAGCCCTGCCCCCAGCCCCCTCTCCAGAAccagccctgcctccagccccaGCCCCCTCTCCAGAACCAGCCCTGcccccagccctaaccctccAGGGGAGCGCAGCAGCAACAGGAGGCGTGGCCGACCAGTAGAGAACCCGTATGCCAACGTGGGCCAGCTGCCTGCCCCCCCCAGCAAGCCTCAGCGCCGCAAGTCTCCGCTCCTCAAACAGCTGCAGGTGGAGGAGGGGCCCAGCAGGGCAGAGCTATACCAGCAGCAGGTGCTCACCGAGCGTGCTCAGATACGGGTCACGCCCCCTCAGGGCCGTAGGTCCTCCTTCTTCCTGTCTGTGGAGGGAGGGGCTTCAGAGCCCCCGCCCATCTTACTGACCCAGTCCCACTCTGTAGATGACCTGGGGGAGCTGCCCCCCCCAATCcccgtcctctccccctcctcctccccccactccACCTTTCTCCACCCACTGACAGGCAAGCCTCTggacccctcctcccccctcgccCTGGCCCTCGCTGCCCGCGAACGAGCTCTCACTGCACGCACACCCAGCCCTGAACCCAGAACCAAACACGCACACTCATCTAGACCCGAGCCCAGGACCAAACACTCACCCAGCCCCGAGCCAAGGCCCAAACAGTCACCCAGCCCCGAGCCCAAACGAACCCCTCCTCCCCTGACCAGCCCTGAGCTCCGACACAAACGTATCAACCCACCCATATTCCTTGACGGACAGCTGGAGCGGCCAGTCGTAGAGCGGCCAGAGACAGAAGGCGGAGTCACATCTCCTGCTGTGCCCTCCCCCGAGCGTTGGCAGACTATGCCCCTCCCTCCCATCAGTCAGGTGACCATCAATATAACCAATGAAAGCCAGCTGGCAGGACGGGGTCTGGGGGAAGAGCTGATTGAGGCGCTGCATGGACaattacagaggaggagaagTCTGACCGTTGGCAGctcagaggaggagggggggccaTATACGGTAACCCAGGGCCAATCAGAGAGGAGGAATAGTCTGGAGGGCGGGCCTTACACGGTGACCCTGCCCCCTGCACTGCTGTCATCCAGTGATGAGGAGACGAGGGAGGAGCTTCGTAAGATTGGTCTGGTGTCTCCTCCCCTGGTGTTTGCCacgcccccctcccccacccagcCCCGCTCCTCCCTCAGCCTGTCACCACGAAGACCCCAGGCAGGTGAGGGCGGGGGAGGAGGGGAGTCAGCTCCAGActcagggatggaggagggagaccCTCACATAGAGAACACCTTATCCCCAAGCAGCACCCCGGCCCCCAGCCTGCCCCCCACCCTGCCCTCCCCAGAACGCCCCCAGCCTTTCCCTGCCACCCCGAAAACCCTGCCCTCCACCACCTCAGACCCCCAGAGCCTGAAGCCCAGGCTGCGTTCTCCCCTGGGCCGTGGTCGCTCTGCTCTCAGGGATCCTCTACTGAAACAGTCTTCAGACAGCGATCTGCTTCCATCTGGCTGTGGACCTGGACGCCcaccaccctacctcttccaggtaaccctgacccaccctacctcttccaggtaaccctaaccctaacccaccctacctcttccaggtaaccctgacccaccctacctcttccaggtaaccctgacccaccctacctcttccaggtaaccctaacccaccctacctcttccaggtaaccctgaccctaacccaccctacctcttccatgtaaccctaaccctaacccaccctacctcttccaggtaaccctgaccctaacccaccctacctcttccaggtaaccctgaccctaacccaccctatcTCTTCCatgtaaccctgaccctaacccaccctacctcttccatgtaaccctgaccctaacccaccctacctcttccatgtaaccctaaccctaacccaccctacctcttccaggtaaccctgaccctaacccaccctacctcttccaggtaaccctgaccctaacccaccctttCTCTTCCatgtaaccctgaccctaacccaccctacctcttccaggtaaccctaaccctaacccaccctacctcttccaggtaaccctgaccctaacccaccctacctcttccaggtaaccctgacccaccctgcctcttccaggtaaccctgaccctaacccaccctacctcttccaggtaaccctgaccctaacccaccctacctcttccaggtaaccctgaccctaacccaccctacctcttccaggtaaccctgaccctgacccaccctacctcttccaggtaaccctaacccaccctacctcttccatgtaaccctaacccaccctacctcttccaggtaaccctgaccctaacccaccctacctcttccaggtaaccctaaccctaacccaccctacctcttccaggtaaccctgacccaccctacctcttccaggtaaccctgacccaccctacctcttccaggtaaccctgaccctaacccaccctacctcttccaggtaaccctgacccaccctacctcttccaggtaaccctgacccaccctacctcttccaggtaaccctgacccaccctacctcttccaggtaaccctgacccaccctacctcttccaggtaaccctgaccctaacccaccctacctcttccaggtaaccctgaccctaacccaccctacctcttccaggtaaccctgaccctaacccaccctacctcttccaggtaaccctgaccctaacccaccctacctcttccaggtaaccctaaccctaacccaccctaccacttccaggtaaccctgacccaccctacctcttccaggtaaccctaacccaccctacctcttccaggtaaccctgaccctaacccaccctacctcttccaggtaaccctaacccaccctacctcttccaggtaaccctaaccctaacccaccctacctcttccaggtaaccctgaccctaacccaccctacctcttccaggtaaccctgaccctgacccaccctacctcttccaggtaaccctgaccctaacccaccctacctcttccaggtaaccctgaccctaacccaccttacctcttccaggtaaccctaacccaccctacctcttccaggtaaccctaacccaccctacctcttccaggtaaccctaaccctaacccaccctacctcttccaggtaaccctgaccctaacccaccctacctcttccaggtaaccctaacccaccctacctcttccaggtaaccctaacccaccctacctcttccaggtaaccctgaccctaacccaccctacctattccaggtaaccctaacccaccctacctcttccaggtaagcctgaccctaacccaccctacctcttccaggtaaccctgaccctaacccaccctacctcttccaggtaaccctgaccctaacccaccctacctcttccaggtaaccctaacccaccctacctcttccaggtaaccctgaccctaacccaccctacctcttccaggtaaccctgacccaccctacctcttccaggtaaccctaacccaccttacctcttccaggtaaccctgacccaccctacctcttccaggtaaccctgaccctaacccaccctacctcttccaggtaaccctaacccaccctacctcttccaggtaaccctgaccctaacccaccctacctcttccaggtaaccctgacccaccctacctcttccaggtaaccctaacccaccctacctcttccaggtaaccctaaccctgacccaccctacctcttccaggtaaccctgaccctgacccaccctacctcttccaggtaaccctgaccctaacccaccctacctcttccaggtaaccctaaccctaacccaccctacctcttccaggtaaccctgatcctaacccaccctacctcttccaggtaaccctgaccctaacccaccctacctcttccaggtaaccctgacccaccctacctcttccaggtaaccctaacccaccctaccttttccaggtaaccctaacccaccctacctcttccaggtaaccctaacccaccctacctcttccaggtaaccctgaccctaacccaccctacctcttccatgtaaccctaaccctaacccaccctacctcttccaggtaaccctgaccctaacccaccctacctcttccaggtaaccctaacccaccctacctcttccaggtaaccctgacccaccctacctcttccaggtaaccctaaccctgacccaccctacctcatccaggtaaccctgaccctgacccaccctacctcttccaggtaaccctgaccctaacccaccctacctcttccaggtaaccctaacccaccctacctcttccaggtaaccctgacccaccctacctcatccaggtaaccctgatcctaacccaccctacctcttccaggtaaccctgaccctaacccaccctacctcttccaggtaaccctgacccaccctacctcttccaggtaaccctaacccaccctaccttttccaggtaaccctaacccaccctacctcttccaggtaaccctaacccaccctacctcttccaggtaaccctgaccctaacccaccctacctcttccatgtaaccctaaccctaacccacccgcctcttccaggtaaccctgaccctaacccaccctacctcttccaggtaaccctaacccaccctacctcttccaggtaaccctgacccaccctacctcttccaggtaaccctaacccaccctacctcttccaggtaaccctaacccaccgtacctcttccaggtaaccctgaccctaacccaccctacctcttccaggtaaccctaacccaccctacctcttccaggtaaccctgacccaccctgcctcttccaggtaaccctgaccctaacccaccctacctcttccaggtaaccctgaccctaacccaccctacctcttccaggtaaccctgaccctaacccaccctacctcttccaggtaaccctgaccctgacccaccctacctcttccaggtaaccctaacccaccctacctcttccatgtaaccctaacccaccctacctcttccaggtaaccctgaccctaacccaccctacctcttccaggtaaccctaaccctaacccaccctacctcttccaggtaaccctgacccaccctacctcttccaggtaaccctgacccaccctacctcttccaggtaaccctgaccctaacccaccctacctcttccaggtaaccctgacccaccctacctcttccaggtaaccctgacccaccctacctcttccaggtaaccctgacccaccctacctcttccaggtaaccctgacccaccctacctcttccaggtaaccctgaccctaacccaccctacctcttccaggtaaccctgaccctaacccaccctacctcttccaggtaaccctgaccctaacccaccctacctcttccaggtaaccctaaccctaacccaccctaccacttccaggtaaccctgacccaccctacctcttccaggtaaccctaacccaccctacctcttccaggtaaccctgaccctaacccaccctacctcttccaggtaaccctaacccaccctacctcttccaggtaaccctaaccctaacccaccctacctcttccaggtaaccctgaccctaacccaccctacctcttccaggtaaccctgaccctgacccaccctacctcttccaggtaaccctgaccctaacccaccctacctcttccaggtaaccctgaccctaacccaccttacctcttccaggtaaccctaacccaccctacctcttccaggtaaccctaacccaccctacctcttccaggtaaccctaaccctaacccaccctacctcttccaggtaaccctgaccctaacccaccctacctcttccaggtaaccctaacccaccctacctcttccaggtaaccctaacccaccctacctcttccaggtaaccctgaccctaacccaccctacctattccaggtaaccctaacccaccctacctcttccaggtaagcctgaccctaacccaccctacctcttccaggtaaccctgaccctaacccaccctacctcttccaggtaaccctgaccctaacccaccctacctcttccaggtaaccctaacccaccctacctcttccaggtaaccctgaccctaacccaccctacctcttccaggtaaccctgacccaccctacctcttccaggtaaccctaacccaccttacctcttccaggtaaccctgacccaccctacctcttccaggtaaccctgaccctaacccaccctacctcttccaggtaaccctaacccaccctacctcttccaggtaaccctgaccctaacccaccctacctcttccaggtaaccctgacccaccctacctcttccaggtaaccctaacccaccctacctcttccaggtaaccctaaccctgacccaccctacctcttccaggtaaccctgaccctgacccaccctacctcttccaggtaaccctgaccctaacccaccctacctcttccaggtaaccctaaccctaacccaccctacctcttccaggtaaccctgatcctaacccaccctacctcttccaggtaaccctgaccctaacccaccctacctcttccaggtaaccctgacccaccctacctcttccaggtaaccctaacccaccctaccttttccaggtaaccctaacccaccctacctcttccaggtaaccctaacccaccctacctcttccaggtaaccctgaccctaacccaccctacctcttccatgtaaccctaaccctaacccaccctacctcttccaggtaaccctgaccctaacccaccctacctcttccaggtaaccctaacccaccctacctcttccaggtaaccctgacccaccctacctcttccaggtaaccctaaccctgacccaccctacctcatccaggtaaccctgaccctgacccaccctacctcttccaggtaaccctgaccctaacccaccctacctcttccaggtaaccctaacccaccctacctcttccaggtaaccctgacccaccctacctcatccaggtaaccctgatataacccaccctacctcttccaggtaaccctgaccctaacccaccctacctcttccaggtaaccctgacccaccctacctcttccaggtaaccctaacccaccctaccttttccaggtaaccctaacccaccctacctcttccaggtaaccctaacccaccctacctcttccaggtaaccctgaccctaacccaccctacctcttccatgtaaccctaaccctaacccaccctacctcttccaggtaaccctgaccctaacccaccctacctcttccaggtaaccctaacccaccctacctcttccaggtaaccctgacccaccctacctcttccaggtaaccctaacccaccctacctcttccaggtaaccctaacccaccgtacctcttccaggtaaccctgaccctaacccaccctacctcttccaggtaaccctaacccaccctacctcttccaggtaaccctgacccaccctacatcttccaggtaaccctaacccaccctacctcttccaggtaaccctgaccctaacccaccctaccacttccaggtaaccctaacccaccctacctcttccaggtaaccctaacccaccctacctcttccaggtaaccctaacccaccctacctcttccaggtaaccctgaccctaacccaccctacctcttccaggtaaccctaacccaccctacctcttccaggtaaccctaacccaccctacctcttccaggtaaccctgaccctaacccaccctacctcttccaagtaaccctgaccctaacccaccctacctcttccaggtaaccctaacccaccctacctcttccaggtaaccctaacccaccctacctcttccaggtaaccctaacccaccctacctcttccaggtaaccctgaccctaacccaccctacctcttccaggtaaccctgaccctaacccaccctacctcttccaggtaaccctgaccctgacccaccctacctcttccaggtaaccctaacccacctacCTCTTCcatgtaaccctaacccaccctacctcttccaggtaaccctgaccctaacccatcctacctcttccaggtaaccctaaccctaacccaccctacctcttccaggtaaccctaacccaccctacctcttccaggtaaccctgaccctaacccaccctaccacttccaggtaaccctgacccaccctacctcttccaggtaaccctgacccaccctacctcttccaggtaaccctgaccctaacccaccctacctcttccaggtaaccctgacccaccctacctcttccaggtaaccctgacccaccctacctcttccaggtaaccctgacccaccctacctcttctaggtaaccctgacccaccctacctcttccaggtaaccctgacccaccctacctcttccaggtaaccctgaccctaacccaccctacctcttccaggtaatcctgaccctaacccaccctacctcttccaggtaaccctgaccctaacccaccctacctcttccaggtaaccctaaccctaacccaccctacctcttccaggtaaccctgacccaccctacctcttccaggtaacccctaacccaccctacctcttccaggtaaccctgaccctaacccaccctacctcttccaggtaaccctaacccaccctacctcttccaggtaaccctgacccaccctgcctcttccaggtaaccctgaccctaacccaccctacctcttccaggtaaccctgaccctaacccaccctacctcttccaggtaaccctgaccctaacccaccctacctcttccaggtaaccctgaccctgacccaccctacctcttccaggtaaccctaacccaccctacctcttccatgtaaccctaacccaccctacctcttccaggtaaccctgaccctaacccaccctacctcttccaggtaaccctaaccctaacccaccctacctcttccaggtaaccctaacccaccctacctcttccaggtaaccctgaccctaacccaccctacctcttccaggtaaccctgacccaccctacctcttccaggtaaccctgacccaccctacctcttccaggtaaccctgaccctaacccaccctacctcttccaggtaaccctgacccaccctacctcttccaggtaaccctgacccaccctacctcttccaggtaaccctgacccaccctacctcttccaggtaaccctgacccaccctacctcttccaggtaaccctgaccctaacccaccctacctcttccaggtaaccctgaccctaacccaccctacctcttccaggtaaccctgaccctaacccaccctacctcttccaggtaaccctgaccctaacccaccctacctcttccaggtaaccctaaccctaacccaccctaccacttccaggtaaccctgacccaccctacctcttccaggtaaccctaacccaccctacctcttccaggtaaccctgaccctaacccaccctacctcttccaggtaaccctaacccaccatacctcttccaggtaacccttaccctaacccaccctacctcttccaggtaaccctgaccctaacccaccctacctcttccaggtaaccctgaccctgacccaccgtacctcttccaggtaaccctgaccctaacccaccctacctcttccaggtaaccctgaccctatcccaccttacctcttccaggtaaccctaaccaaccctacctcttccaggtaaccctaacccaccctacctcttccaggtaaccctaaccctagcccaccctacctcttccaggtaaccctgaccctaacccaccctacctcttccaggtaaccctaacccaccctacctcttccaggtaaccctaacccaccctacctcttccaggtaaccctgaccctaacccaccctacctcttccaggtaaccctaacccaccctacctcttccaggtaagcctgaccctaacccaccctacctcttccaggtaaccctgaccctaaccaaccctacctcttccaggtaaccctgaccctaacccaccctacctcttccaggtaaccctaacccaccctacctcttccaggtaaccctgaccctaacccaccctacctcttccaggtaaccctgacccaccctacctcttccaggtaaccctaacccaccttacctcttccaggtaaccctgacccaccctacctcttccaggtaaccctgaccctaacccaccctacctcttccaggtaaccctaacccaccctacctcttccaggtaaccctgaccctaacccaccctacctcttccaggtaaccctgacccaccctacctcttccaggtaaccctaacccaccctacctcttcctggtaaccctaaccctgacccaccctacctcttccaggtaaccctgaccctgacccaccctacctcttccaggtaaccctgaccctaacccaccctacctcttccaggtaaccctaaccctaacccaccctacctcttccaggtaaccctgatcctaacccaccctacctcttccaggtaaccctgaccctaacccaccctacctcttccaggtaaccttgacccaccctacctcttccaggtaaccctaacccaccctaccttttccaggtaaccctaacccaccctacctcttccaggtaaacctaacccaccctacctcttccaggtaaccctgaccctaacccaccctacctcttccatgtaaccctaaccctaacccaccctacctcttccaggtaaccctgaccctaacccaccctacctcttccaggtaaccctaacccaccctacctcttccaggtaaccctgacccaccctacctcttccaggtaaccctaaccctgacccaccctacctcatccaggtaaccctgaccctgacccaccctacctcttccaggtaaccctgaccctaacccaccctacctcttccaggtaaccctaacccaccctacctcttccaggtaaccctgacccaccctacctcatccaggtaaccctgatcctaacccaccctacctcttccaggtaaccctgaccctaacccaccctacctcttccaggtaaccctgacccaccctacctcttccaggtaaccctaacccaccctaccttttccaggtaaccctaacccaccctacctcttccaggtaaccctaacccaccctacctcttccaggtaaccctgaccctaacccaccctacctcttccatgtaaccctaaccctaacccaccctacctcttccaggtaaccctgaccctaacccaccctacctcttccaggtaaccctaacccaccctacctcttccaggtaaccctgacccaccctacctcttccaggtaaccctaacccaccctaccttttccaggtaaccctaacccaccctacctcttccaggtaaccctgaccctaacccaccctacctcttccaggtaaccctaacccaccctacctcttccaggtaaccctgacccaccctacctcttccaggtaaccctaacccaccctacctcttccaggtaaccctgaccctaacccaccctaccacttccaggtaaccctaacccaccctacctcttccaggtaaccctaacccaccctacctcttccaggtaaccctaacccaccctacctcttccaggtaaccctgaccctaacccaccctacctcttccaggtaaccctaacccaccctacctcttccaggtaaccctaacccaccctacctcttccaggtaaccctgaccctaacccaccctacctcttccaagtaaccctgaccctaacccaccctacctcttccaggtaaccctaacccaccctacctcttccaggtaaccctaacccaccctacctcttccaggtaaccctaacccaccctacctcttccaggtaaccctgaccctaacccaccctacctcttccaggtaaccctgaccctaacccaccctacctcttccaggtaaccctgaccctgacccaccctacctcttccaggtaaccctaacccacctacCTCTTCcatgtaaccctaacccaccctacctcttccaggtagccctgaccctaacccatcctacctcttccaggtaaccctaaccctaacccaccctacctcttccaggtaaccctaacccaccctacctcttccaggtaaccctgaccctaacccaccctacctcttccaggtgaccctgacccaccctacctcttccaggtaaccctgacccaccctacctcttccaggtaaccctgaccctaacccaccctacctcttccaggtaaccctgacccaccctacctcttccaggtaaccctgacccaccctacctcttccaggtaaccctgacccaccctacctcttctaggtaaccctgacccaccctacctcttccaggtaaccctgacccaccctacctcttccaggtaaccctgaccctaacccacccgtCCTCTTCCAGGtaatcctgaccctaacccaccctacctcttccaggtaaccctgaccctaacccaccctacctcttccaggtaaccctaaccctaacccacccgtcctcttccaggtaaccctgacccaccctacctcttccaggtaacccctaacccaccctacctcttccaggtaaccctgaccctaacccaccctacctcttccaggtaaccctaacccaccctacctcttccaggtaaccctaaccctaacccaccctacctcttccaggtaaccctgaccctaacccaccctacctcttccaggtaaccctgaccctgacccaccctacctcttccaggtaaccctgaccctaacccaccctaccacttccaggtaaccctaacccaccctacctcttccaggtaaccctaacccaccctacctcttccaggtaaccctaacccaccctacctcttccaggtaaccctgaccctaacccaccctacctcttccaggtaaccctaacccaccctacctcttccaggtaaccctaacccaccctacctcttccaggtaaccctgaccctaacccaccctacctcttccaagtaaccctgaccctaacccaccctacctcttccaggtaaccctaacccaccctacctcttccaggtaaccctaacccaccctacctcttccaggtaaccctaacccaccctacctcttccaggtaaccctgaccctaacccaccctacctcttccaggtaaccctgaccctaacccaccctacctcttc
This region includes:
- the LOC129848138 gene encoding SH3 and multiple ankyrin repeat domains protein 3-like is translated as SARRRRGDKLDEMLTGSQEVMMRKRPLEADYRAATVKQRPTSRRITQQEINSLFERQGLPVPPGVSLGLEKATMQLPRGMSRTKSFGAPEDDRISALIGEHRFPRSSSMTDGFIPPPPQTAPPPPPSHYFLDSGPPPAFCPPPPPQRAADQSHSSFKPGAEPRLHEVCDSPTSRSHAERQRKARSMIILQDSPVPGYLPAESSPLGRPAGATAGLGLSRPSPVVSPSPLSRTSPAPSPLSRTSPASSPSPLSRTSPAPSPNPPGERSSNRRRGRPVENPYANVGQLPAPPSKPQRRKSPLLKQLQVEEGPSRAELYQQQVLTERAQIRVTPPQGRRSSFFLSVEGGASEPPPILLTQSHSVDDLGELPPPIPVLSPSSSPHSTFLHPLTGKPLDPSSPLALALAARERALTARTPSPEPRTKHAHSSRPEPRTKHSPSPEPRPKQSPSPEPKRTPPPLTSPELRHKRINPPIFLDGQLERPVVERPETEGGVTSPAVPSPERWQTMPLPPISQVTINITNESQLAGRGLGEELIEALHGQLQRRRSLTVGSSEEEGGPYTVTQGQSERRNSLEGGPYTVTLPPALLSSSDEETREELRKIGLVSPPLVFATPPSPTQPRSSLSLSPRRPQAGEGGGGGESAPDSGMEEGDPHIENTLSPSSTPAPSLPPTLPSPERPQPFPATPKTLPSTTSDPQSLKPRLRSPLGRGRSALRDPLLKQSSDSDLLPSGCGPGRPPPYLFQRRSKLWGEVSESRPRQSSPEEGRPTAVGGGGLELASRLQLLSKDSHSLGEEPAGLLDPGHRSPVGGGRLFSSLGDVHTISQRGFGGTTYTVRPGSRYPITPRRSPSPSPSPAPVLSPDRSEVSPGRGFGLSSSHHHHTILKSSSLSLPSEPKEVRFVMRSASARTRSRSPSPSPHASPCPSPVLGSPLLALRPWRQRPLALWSKYDVGDWLESVGLAEHRARFQEHEIEGSHLPALTKDDFAELGVTRVGHRMNIERALRQLLDN